ATAAACCGCCGTGGAACTAAGATGAATCACCGCATGAATGTCAGAATCGGGTATCATATATCAAATTGGGGAAATTTCCCGCCCTAAAAAACAAGTAAAATAGATTGCCAAAACACTTGCCTTAAAAATCTATCAAAAAATCAAAATAAATCAAATCTTAAAAACACAAAGTTAAATATACCCCAAATCAGCCTTTACTTTTTATTTCGCCACGCAATGGAAAACCCATTTTTATAACGCAAATCCACCGACTGCATCTCGTCAATGCGGTCGACAAATCGCTCTTTTAACACCACTGACAAATGATACAATTTTTGCTCGGTATTTTCATTATCCACGACCACCCGAAGCCCATTATGAAAACGAATAACCCAAGTGTTACGGGGTGTCAAAATCAAATCATTCACCGTTAGACCAAGGGGGGTAAACCGTTCATTGACATAACGCATTTTGTGCATGATGGTATTGACATCAGCGACCGACCCATACAAAGTCACCAAGTCGGCATTCATCAGCTCGCTTTTGTTGGCAGGCTTAAACACCACACCATTAGCATCCAACAAATCCTGACTGCCAAAATTAGCGATGGGCTTGCGTGGCACAACTTCTACCACAATGCCACGATACCAATCTCGCTTGACCGTGGCGTACTCCACCCATGATAACGCCATCAACTCATCATGGATTTGGTGTAAATTGCCACCAAAAAAAGGGAAATCACCCAAAGGCAAAACCGCCCCAGTCAGCGACTCACGCTCAAAGGCATTTAGGTTTGATGACTCCACATAAATGGGCTTGGCAGGGCTTTTGCCGATGGTTTGCACGGTAAAAAAACCGATGGCAAACAGCAGGACAAGTGTCACTAAGGCAGATTGCCATGATTTTGACAAATGTTTGTCATCATGCTCTGCACGCTCATGATTGATGCGGTCTACTGCCATCTCTGCCACGGTCACACTCACTAAAAAGCTTATTTATCATCAAAATCTGCCAGTCATGTATTTTTGTATTTGACAAATTTTAATCAAATAAGGCTAAAATTTGTGTATTTTACCTTATTTTAATGTGCTTTGAAAGTAAAATTCATCGCTAGGTAGCTGTTTTTATATGAAGTCACTATTTATCTCGTTGTTTGTATTGCCTAACAAGATTATCATTGCAAGGTTTGTGCCAAAATCTTCACACACAAATCCGCAAATTCAATCCCTGCCTGCTTGGCTGCCATTGGCACAAGACTGTGGTCAGTCATACCTGGCACGGTGTTGATTTCTAGGACATATAGCTTGCCGTCATCGGATTTTAAGAAATCCACCCGAGACCAGCCACGACCACCCATGGCAGAAAAGGCACGTTTGGCAAGCTCGCCCATTTCACGCTCTTGCTCAGGCGTCAAGTCAGACGGGCATTGATATACCGTGTCATCACGCAGGTATTTGGCTTCATAGTCATAAAACTTGCCCTTGGGGATAATGCGAATGCTTGGCAACACGTCATCGCCAAGTAGTGAACAAGCGTACTCACCCCCTGTAATCGCCTTTTCCGCCAAAATCTCGCCATGATACTGTTTAAGCTTTGGGTACGCCTTTGCCAAACCACCCGCCTCTTCTATCATCATCACGCCCACGCTAGAACCCTCAGAAGCAGGCTTGACAAATAACGGCAAGCCAAACTCACGCTCCACCGTTTCAAAATCACTATCATCATGCAAAACCACATAAGGCACGTTTGGCAAGCCTAGCGACTGCCATACCAAACGGCAACGAAATTTATCCATGGCAATGGCGGATGCTAGCACGCCACAGCCTGTATAAGGAATCTTAAAGCCGTCAAGCACGCCTTGCAAACTGCCGTCTTCGCCAAAAGTGCCATGTAGCACGTTGAACACACGGTCATACTCACGCAATTTTGAAATGTCGGTCTCTTGTGGGTCAAAATGATGAGCGTCCACGCCTTTTGACAGCAGGGCATTTAGCACCGCCCTGCCACTATTTAAAGACACTTCACGCTCGGCACTAAAACCACCGCAAACCACGGCAACTTTACCAAATTTTGTTACATCGTTCATATATTTAATTCTCTAATTAAAGTGCAAATTGCACAAAGTTATTGCTGGTTAATTATCAAACCAATTTTCAATCATCAAACCGTCAATATATTTAAAATCGTCCACATTGCGAGTTACCAAAATGGCGTTATTGGCTAGGGCAATGGACGCAATTTGACTGTCGGCAAAAGACAAAGTTTTGCCTTTTGCTCGGCATTCGGCACGGATTTTGGCGTGAATGTCGGCACATTCTTGGGTGTAGTGGTACATCGGTAAAGATAAAACATTATTAAAAAGAAAGGCAGAAATTCGCTCTTTCTTTTTAATTTCTTCGGCTTTAATATTATGCAAGCCATATAACAATTCATGCCAAACCGTAATTGCTAAAATCAACTGTTTATTTCTATCTTTGGCACATCGCTCAAATGTTTGCACAACGTTAATTTCAGGTTGTTTTTTGGTTAATTCTGAAAAAATATTATTATCAGGCAAAATTAACTGTTTCATTCAAAACTCACTTCTCGCCCAATATCATTTCTATCCTTGGTATCTGCCCAAGAATTATCATCATCCAAAAACATCTCACTTTTGTCATGCCAATTTTGCCACAATTCAAAAAAGTTTTGATTGGCATTCATTTCGTCTTTTTCAATTTCTGATTGAAATACATTTATCCAATCAATCATTTTTTGTTGGCGATTGATTGGTAATGATTGTATATAACCAATAACTTGATTGATATTTTGAATAGGCTGTGTTTGCATATTCACCCCCTATAAATATAAATTATTATCTCTCAGTTCCAAACAAATCTGCCCCACATTACCCGCCCCTTGCGTGATAAGTAGGTCATTGGCGTGTAGGGTAACTTTTAGCACTTGGGCGATTTGTTCTTTGTCATTGACACTTAGCACAATCGGCTCAACCTGCCCACGCTCACGCAGTGAACGAGCCAAATCGTTGCTACTCGCCCCCTTAATCGGCTCTTCGCCAGCACTGTACACATCAAGTAAAATCAGCTTATCCACCTGCGATAACACATTGACAAACTCACTAAAGCAGTCCCGTGTACGGCTGTAACGGTGTGGCTGAAACATCATCACCAAACGGCGGTCAGGGTAGCTTTGGCGTGCCGCCTTAATGGTCGCTTGCACTTCGGCAGGGTGATGACCGTAGTCATCAACGAGCAGGATATTTCCCCCGTCATGGCTTACGTCCGCTTGCTGTTCAAAGCGTCTGCCCACGCCTGCAAATTTACCCACCGCACGCACAATCGCCTCATCGTCCACGCCTTCATCGGTGGCTAGCGTAATCGCCCCCAAGGCATTTAGCACATTATGCTCACCGGGGATATTTAAGGTCAAGCGAAGCGGTTCACGGTCTTTGCGTAGCACGGTAAAATGCGTGCGAGTACCGTCCACCACCACGTCCACCGCTTGCACGTCATTATGCTCTTTAAAGCCAAAGGTCAGCACAGGGCGAGCAATGTCATCAATCATGCCGTATAGCTCATCGTCATCGCCACACACCACCGCCAATCCATAAAACGGCATATTATGCAAAAACTGAATGTAGGCTTGTTTTAGCTTGTCAAAACTACCGCCATAAGTATCCATGTGGTCTTCGTCAATGTTGGTAACAATGCTCGCCATAGGACGCAAACTCAAAAATGACGCATCAGACTCGTCCGCTTCCGCCACAAGGTATCGGCTACTGCCCAAAGACGCATTTTTGCCAGACGCATTCAATTTACCGCCAATCACATAAGTCGGGTCAAGCCCCGCTTCGGTCAGCATCATGGTAAGCAGACTTGTGGTCGTGGTTTTGCCGTGAGCCCCTGCCACCGCAATGCTATGGCGGTATCGCATAAGTTCGCCCAACATATCGGCACGGCGAACCACGGGCAGTCGGGCTTGCAGAGCGGTTTGAATCTCGGGGTTGGTTTTATCAATGGCGGACGACACCACCAGCACGTCAGCATTTTTGATATTGGATGAATCATGCCCGATAAACACCGTAATGCCTAGGCTCTCTAAACGCTTGGTAACCACGCTTTCTTTAATGTCCGAGCCTGTAACCGTATAGCCTTGGTTGGCAAGCACTTCGGCAATACCGCACATACCTGCCCCACCGATACCAACAAAATGCACGGTGTTAATCCGTCTCATTTCTGGGATTTCAATGAGTTGTTTGGGCAGGGTTTTGACGTTGGTTGAATTTGGCATAACTTTTTCTCTTTTTAGGTGTTAAATGGGTTGAATAAATGATTTTTTTAAATATCATCAACAATACGCCAAGTAATTTGAACTGGTTTCATGTCCTGATAAGATATTGCTTTAACTTTACCAAAATAAGTAAAATCATCTCTGTTGGCTTCACGATAAAATAGATTGATTGATGTTTTTGGGTTTAACAATTCTTGTATTTGAGATTGTCCCATTTTGGCATTGCTTTTTGCAAACCAGTATATTTCATCATCAGATAAAAACTTATTATCATAGTCATGACCCGTTCTGCCTTCTATGCCAATATTTACAAATAGATAATAGGCATTTTCAAACTTAAAATATCCAGTTGTATAAACCCCGCCCCGATGACCATTTTCATCTTTTGGCACGCCAATCAAATCCAAAACATCACTTCTTTTGTATTTTTTATTTAATTGAAAATTAGCAGTCATTTTTTAATCCATTTATACAAATAACGTAGATACCAATCAAAACCGATACATATAAACCGCATGGTTAATAATCTCACCATTGACGTTTTCATTATTGGCAATGATACCACAAAACTCAAATCCTAATCGCTCGGCAACTTGTCGGCTTGGGGTATTATGCTCGCCTGCCTTAATGTCCACCACGTCCATGCCATAGGTATGTTTGGCAATGTCCATAATCGCACGCACGGCAAGGGTCATAATACCACGCCCTTGATACTCTTGGTGTAGCCAATAGCCAATTTCCGCCTTTTTTAGATGATGATAAATGTTATTTAAACTCACCGCCCCGATGATTTTATCATCATAAATAATATGAGTATGAATGGCTTTATCATCGGCATATTGGTGTAAGGCAAATTTGACAAATTCACGATAGCTATTTTCGCTAAAATTATTCGCCCACGGGAGCCATTTACCCAAATAATCTTTTTGAGCATTGACAATATCATTCATTTGATTGGCAAATGATGAATGCACCAAGGTTAGGCTTAATGTGTCGTTGATTTTATGGTAAAACATTTTAATGTCCAATTAACCAAACTGAACACTTTTTTGATTGGTCATTACTTTGGCAATGGCACTGGCGATTAAATCGTTCAAACTTATCTCATTATTTTCTTTATCCAATTTGGCACGGGCTTTTTCAGCCACCAAAAAGGCTTGTTTGATATGCTCTACGCCACCGCCATTTGTCATTGCCATTTCAAGAAATAATTCAATATCTTCATGGCTTTGCATATAATCAACTGGGTCAAATTTTTTTAATTCACTCACTTTCATTGTCAATCTCCGATGATAACAATTTGGCTTTTTTAATATCATCTTGCTGGCTATCTTTATCGCCACCACACAGCAAAATAACTACCACGTTGCCACGAATAACATAATACACACGATAACCTGCCCCGTCATGAAATCTTAATTCATGAACACCACCACCGACTGAATTAATGTCGCCAAAAAATCCTTCATTTTCAATACGAAAAAGACGTTCAGCAATTTGCATTTTTACACGTCTGTTGCGTAATTTGCTTAACCAACGGTCAAATACAGGCGTACTAACAACCTGATAAGGAGTTAATGGGGTATCACTCATGCCTTAACCGCACGCTCCACAATATCCGCCACTTGTATGGTCGTATCTGTTTTAGCAAAGGCTCGGGCGTTATTTGCCATATCTAGGCATTTTTGGCGGTCAAGATTGCCTAGAATCTCGGCAAGTTTTTCGCCCGACAGCTCGTTTTGGGGCAACAAAATCCCTGCCCCATGCTCGGTTAGGCTCTTGGCATTGGCGGTTTGGTGGTCGTCCACAGCGTGCGGTAGCGGAATAAAAATCGGAGCAACACCCACACTGGCAATCTCCGTTACCGTCAAAGCCCCTGCCCGACAAATAATCACGTCCGCCCAACTGTACGCCTGTGCCATGTCATCAATAAACGGCATGACTTCAAACACATGACGGCTCGTGTCAATCCCTGCTTGCGAATAAGCAACCAACATGGCGTTGTGGTTGTCCTTACCGCATTGGTGTCGTACGGTTAGGGGCTTGTCCGACAGTTTTAAGAGTTCCACCACCGCTTCGTTAATGGCTTTCGCCCCAAGCGAACCGCCCACCACCAGCACCTTTAAAGGCGATGTGTCCGCCACGTCATAACGCTCGCTTGGCGGTGTGGTATTGATAATCGCATTGCGTACAGGGTTGCCCACCGTGATGAGCCTGTCGCCCATGCCACTAAATGCCCCGTCAAAGGCTTGTAGCACTTTTGCCGAATGGGGAGCTAGGGTCTTGTTACTCATGCCTGCAATGGCGTTTTGCTCGTGAATGATGAGCGGTTTGCCTGATAATTTGCTCGCCAATCCCCCCGGTACAGTAACATACCCGCCAAAGCCGATAACCACATCTATGTTGTTGTTTTTGATGATGTTTTTGCTTGCCATGACCGCTTTAAATAGCATAAAAGGGAGCTTAATCGCCCGAGCCAATCCCTTACCCCGAAGCCCCTGCATATCAATATGGTGCATGGTGTAGCCGTGTTTGGCGACAAGCTCGTTTTCCATGCCATTTGGCGTGCCAAGCCAATGCACCACCGCCCCACGAGTTGTCAGCTCGTCCGCCACCGCCAACGCAGGAAAAACGTGTCCGCCTGTACCTGCCGCCATAATCAATACATTCATCGTTATTCTCTAATTTAAAATTCAACCCCCTATTTTGTAACAAAATGGGGGAAATTACAAGGGGAAAATGAGTGGGTGGGGGAATTTTTCTACTATCTAATAGGGCATGTTGAACCTTT
This Moraxella sp. K1664 DNA region includes the following protein-coding sequences:
- the murC gene encoding UDP-N-acetylmuramate--L-alanine ligase, whose amino-acid sequence is MPNSTNVKTLPKQLIEIPEMRRINTVHFVGIGGAGMCGIAEVLANQGYTVTGSDIKESVVTKRLESLGITVFIGHDSSNIKNADVLVVSSAIDKTNPEIQTALQARLPVVRRADMLGELMRYRHSIAVAGAHGKTTTTSLLTMMLTEAGLDPTYVIGGKLNASGKNASLGSSRYLVAEADESDASFLSLRPMASIVTNIDEDHMDTYGGSFDKLKQAYIQFLHNMPFYGLAVVCGDDDELYGMIDDIARPVLTFGFKEHNDVQAVDVVVDGTRTHFTVLRKDREPLRLTLNIPGEHNVLNALGAITLATDEGVDDEAIVRAVGKFAGVGRRFEQQADVSHDGGNILLVDDYGHHPAEVQATIKAARQSYPDRRLVMMFQPHRYSRTRDCFSEFVNVLSQVDKLILLDVYSAGEEPIKGASSNDLARSLRERGQVEPIVLSVNDKEQIAQVLKVTLHANDLLITQGAGNVGQICLELRDNNLYL
- a CDS encoding type II toxin-antitoxin system RelE/ParE family toxin codes for the protein MSDTPLTPYQVVSTPVFDRWLSKLRNRRVKMQIAERLFRIENEGFFGDINSVGGGVHELRFHDGAGYRVYYVIRGNVVVILLCGGDKDSQQDDIKKAKLLSSEIDNESE
- a CDS encoding D-alanine--D-alanine ligase; this encodes MNDVTKFGKVAVVCGGFSAEREVSLNSGRAVLNALLSKGVDAHHFDPQETDISKLREYDRVFNVLHGTFGEDGSLQGVLDGFKIPYTGCGVLASAIAMDKFRCRLVWQSLGLPNVPYVVLHDDSDFETVEREFGLPLFVKPASEGSSVGVMMIEEAGGLAKAYPKLKQYHGEILAEKAITGGEYACSLLGDDVLPSIRIIPKGKFYDYEAKYLRDDTVYQCPSDLTPEQEREMGELAKRAFSAMGGRGWSRVDFLKSDDGKLYVLEINTVPGMTDHSLVPMAAKQAGIEFADLCVKILAQTLQ
- a CDS encoding GNAT family protein, with translation MFYHKINDTLSLTLVHSSFANQMNDIVNAQKDYLGKWLPWANNFSENSYREFVKFALHQYADDKAIHTHIIYDDKIIGAVSLNNIYHHLKKAEIGYWLHQEYQGRGIMTLAVRAIMDIAKHTYGMDVVDIKAGEHNTPSRQVAERLGFEFCGIIANNENVNGEIINHAVYMYRF
- a CDS encoding type II toxin-antitoxin system VapC family toxin → MKQLILPDNNIFSELTKKQPEINVVQTFERCAKDRNKQLILAITVWHELLYGLHNIKAEEIKKKERISAFLFNNVLSLPMYHYTQECADIHAKIRAECRAKGKTLSFADSQIASIALANNAILVTRNVDDFKYIDGLMIENWFDN
- a CDS encoding DUF3427 domain-containing protein encodes the protein MTANFQLNKKYKRSDVLDLIGVPKDENGHRGGVYTTGYFKFENAYYLFVNIGIEGRTGHDYDNKFLSDDEIYWFAKSNAKMGQSQIQELLNPKTSINLFYREANRDDFTYFGKVKAISYQDMKPVQITWRIVDDI
- a CDS encoding cell division protein FtsQ/DivIB; the protein is MSVTVAEMAVDRINHERAEHDDKHLSKSWQSALVTLVLLFAIGFFTVQTIGKSPAKPIYVESSNLNAFERESLTGAVLPLGDFPFFGGNLHQIHDELMALSWVEYATVKRDWYRGIVVEVVPRKPIANFGSQDLLDANGVVFKPANKSELMNADLVTLYGSVADVNTIMHKMRYVNERFTPLGLTVNDLILTPRNTWVIRFHNGLRVVVDNENTEQKLYHLSVVLKERFVDRIDEMQSVDLRYKNGFSIAWRNKK
- the murG gene encoding undecaprenyldiphospho-muramoylpentapeptide beta-N-acetylglucosaminyltransferase, whose amino-acid sequence is MNVLIMAAGTGGHVFPALAVADELTTRGAVVHWLGTPNGMENELVAKHGYTMHHIDMQGLRGKGLARAIKLPFMLFKAVMASKNIIKNNNIDVVIGFGGYVTVPGGLASKLSGKPLIIHEQNAIAGMSNKTLAPHSAKVLQAFDGAFSGMGDRLITVGNPVRNAIINTTPPSERYDVADTSPLKVLVVGGSLGAKAINEAVVELLKLSDKPLTVRHQCGKDNHNAMLVAYSQAGIDTSRHVFEVMPFIDDMAQAYSWADVIICRAGALTVTEIASVGVAPIFIPLPHAVDDHQTANAKSLTEHGAGILLPQNELSGEKLAEILGNLDRQKCLDMANNARAFAKTDTTIQVADIVERAVKA